The window CCAAAGCAAGCGCGACAAGGTCGATGCTTGCTGGGATGGGCGCATCGAGCGAGAGCCCGAACGATCGCACCGGAAAGGTTTGGCGAAACAGCGTGTGAAGTGCAAACCAGATCGACAGATTGAGGATGACGCCGACCACGGCAGCGGTGATCGCGGACAGAGCTCCGGCCAGCGCCTTGTTGCCGCGCATCACCTCGATGAAAGGCGCGCCGAGAAAGATCCAGAGGAAGCACGGGATGAATGTCACCCAGGTTGCCAGCAGGCCACCGAGCGTGCCCGCCATCATCGGCGACAGCGTGCCCGGATCGCGGTAGGCGGCCATGAATCCCACGAACTGCAGCACCATGATCAGCGGTCCCGGCGTCGTCTCCGCCATGCCGAGGCCGTCGAGCATTTCGCGCGGCTGCACCCAATGATAATGCTCGACGGCCTGTTGCGCGACATAAGCCAGCACCGCGTAGGCGCCGCCGAATGTCACCATCGCCATTTTGCTGAAGAATATCGCGATCTGGCTGAACACATTGGCCTGGCCGAACATCGCGAGCAGGATGGCCACCGGGGTGAGCCACAGCAGCAGCCAGATCACGCTGACCTTCAATGCGCGCGCGACGGTCGGGCGCGCGTGCTCTGGCAACTGGTCGCCGAGCATGCTGTCGACGGCGGCTTCCGTCCTGTTGCCTGCGGCATGCACGACCGCTGCGAACTCCGGCCGACCGAGCCGAGCGCCCGCGAATCCGATCATGCCGGCGGTGATGATGATGATCGGAAACGGGATATTGAAAAAGAAGATCGCGACGAATGCCACTGCGGCAAGGCCGATCATGACCGGATTGCGCAGGGCGCGCTTGCCGACGCGGACGACGGCTTGAATCACGATGGCAAGGACGGCGGCCTTCAGCCCAAAAAACAGCGCCGCCACAAAGCCGACATTGCCGAACGCGGCGTAGATGTAACTCAGCCCCATGATCGCGATGATGCCCGGCACGATGAACAGCCCGCCCGCCATGATGCCGCCGGCGGTGCGATGCAGAAGCCACCCGACATAGGTGGCGAGCTGTTGCGCCTCGGGTCCGGGCAGCAGCATGCAGTAATTGAGCGCATGCAGGAATCGACTCTCGGAAATCCAGTTCTTGTCCTCGACCAGGATGCGATGCATCACGGCGATCTGTCCGGCCGGGCCGCCGAAACTCAGCAGCGCGATGCGCGTCCAGACCAGAAACGCCTCCCGGAAGGAGATGCCGTGTCCGGCATCTCCTTTGACCGCTGCTCGGTTGACGACGACGTCGCTCATGGCTTCGTTCATGGCTTCGCTCACGATTTGGCCTTGGAGGTCGGCCAGTTGTGGGTTTCGCCGGTGGCGTCCCTGCACCAGCGATAGAACGCGTCATAGAGCGCGATTCCGGCGTCGAGCTGCCTGAGATCGTCGTCGTACATGCGTGACAGGCCGAGGGAGGCCGCCAGCAGGCCCGGCGCTTCCGGCGACAAGTTGAGGCGTCCGGTATCGGCGGCGCGGACCATGGTCGCCAGCCGAAGCAGGGGCGGCGTGGCCAGGCCGAGTTCTTCGATCAGGATATCGAAGGTGCAGAGTTCGCCGCGATGGCTCCAGAATGTGTTCTCGATGTCGAACGGTACGGCATTGAAACGCTCGCCGACGGCGGAGACCTCCGAAGGCGCCACGAACAGGAACACCGCGTCGGGATCGACAAAACGCCGGATCAGCCAGGGGCAGGCGATGCGATCGATTTTCGGTCGCGAGCGGGTGACCCAGACGGTGCGACCGGAAGAATCCCGCTCGGGCAGTTTGGCTGTAGGGACGAGCGGCAGCTTTGCGGCTTTCCAGCCTTCGAAGCCGCCCTCCAGAGTTTCGGCCGCAACGCCCGTGTGGCGGAGCCATGCCGCGGTGCCTTCGGCGAGCTTCGCGCCTCTTTGGCAGATCACGATCACCGAACGGCCGGCCATGGTCGCCGACCACTGGGCCACGGTCTCGTGCGAAGCCCTGGCGGCACCGGGGATCAGCCGCGGGTCCGCGGCAAAATCCTCGCTGGTGCGCACATCGACAAGCACAGGCGTATTCGCCGTGCCGATGAGCCGTGACAATTTTTCAGATGAGATAGAGGTATAGGATGACATGCGGGCGCCCTCGTGGGAAACGGGACGCGATACTTGGGCATGTCGCCTCGTGGGGGGATCGCAGGCCCCCATATGCGAGAGCTAAGGCGAATGGCGGTGGTCTGTCAAGCCGCCTTCAGGGGCGCTCAAGGCCATTTGGGATGAAGGTCATCGATCACAAACGAGTGCGCGTGAGCGGCTGGTTGCCCGCGCATATGTGGGTGGTCCGATGGCAGCTCGGGATGGTGATGCTGGATGACATCGGAACTTTCTCTGGGCCACAATCGGGTGGCCAGCGCCGCACCGGCAAACGCGATGGTCGCCAGAACCAGGAGCGTGGCCGGAACTCCGGCGGCAATGGCGAGCCATCCCGCCAGCGGATAGGTCAGAAGCCAGCATCCATGCGACAGCGCGAACTGCGCGGCAAAGACGGCCGGCCGGTCGGCGGGCTGTGCGGAGCGGCGGAGCAAGCGGCCGGACGGCGTCATCACCGCTGAATAGCAGATGCCGAGCAGCGCCCATGTCAGCAGCAGCGCTCCCCAGACAAGGTTTGAGCCGGAAGGTCCCCATCCCAGAACGGCGATAACGGATGCAAGGCAAAGCAGTGTGACGCCGAGCGCCGCGGCTGCGGGCAGTATGACGGCACGGTCGGAAATCCGCTCGAGCATGCGCGGCAGCAGCAGTGCTGCCGCCATGGACCCGCCGCCGAAACAGGCCAGCGCAATGGCAACATTGCTGTCGGTCCCGCCGAGCAGGCCCCGCACCACGACCACGGTGTTGACGATCACCATCGCGCCCGCCGCCGCGACCGACAGGTTGAGGGCCAGAAGCCCCCTCAAGCGCGGCGTCGCGAGATAGATGCGCAGGCCGCGCGTGGTGTTTTCGTAGATGCCGCCCATGCGGTCCGCGGCTGGAGGCTGGGGAATCGTAACGGAAAGAACCAGGGCCGCGGAACAGAAGAACCCGATGACCGTGCCGAAGAAAAGCCAGTTGAAGCTGATCAGGGTCAGCAAGGCGGCTGCCAGTGTCGGGCTGAGCAGGCTTTCCATGTCATAGGCCAGTCGCGAGAGTGACAGGGCCCTGGTGTAGTCGCCCTCGTCGGGCAATACGTCCGGAATCGTGGCCTGGAACGTCGGCGTGAAGGCCGCCGATGCCGACTGCAGCACGAAAATCAGAACATACACCTGCCAGACCTGATTGACGAACGGCAACGCGACGGCGATGGCGGCGCGCGTGAGGTCCATCGAGACCAGGAAAGCGCGGCGCGGCAGATAATTGGCGAACCCGCTGACCACCGGTGCCACTCCGACATAGGCGATCATCTTGATGGCCAGGGCGGTGCCGAGCACGGCTCCCGCCTTGGCGCCCGCGATCCTGAAGGCCAGCAGGCCGAGCGCGACGGTCATCATTCCCGTGCCGATCAGCGCGATGACCTGCGCGGCGAACAGGTGCCGATACGTTCGGTTGGCGAGCACGGACAGCATTGGCGACCTCCGACCGGTTACTCCGCGGCACGCCGGGAGAGGAATTCGTCGGACTGGCGATCAGAATTCCCCTGTCGATGTGTCGTTGCGAAATGGGAATACAGCGCGGGCAGCACCAGAAGCGTGAGCAGGGTTGCGCTGATGAGGCCGCCGATCACCACGGTTGCCAGGGGCTTCTGCACCTCGGCGCCGGTTCCTGTCGCAAGCGCCATCGGCACGAAACCCAGCGAGGCGACGAGCGCCGTCATGATGACCGGGCGAAACCGGGTGAGGGCGCCCTGGCTGATGGCCGGATGGATGTCGATGCCTTCGGAGATCAATTTTCGAATCTGGCTCAGCATCACCAGCCCGTTCAGGACGGCGACCCCGGACAAGGCGATGAAGCCGACCGCGGCCGAAATCGAAAACGGCATGCCGCGCAGCCAGAGCGCGGCGATGCCGCCAGTCAGCGCAAGCGGGACCGCGCTGAAGACCAGAAGCGCATCCCGCGCCGACCCCAGCGCGCCGAGCAACAGCAGGAAGATCAGGAGGAAACAACCCGGCACCACGAACATCAGGCGCTGCCTGGCCACCGAGAAGTTCTCGAACTGGCCGCCCCAGGACAGCCAGGTGCCCGGCGCCAGCTTGATCTTTTCGCTCACCGCCGCCTGCGCCTCCGCCACCAGCGAGCCGATGTCCCGGCCGCGGATTTCGGCTGT is drawn from Bradyrhizobium prioriisuperbiae and contains these coding sequences:
- the chrA gene encoding chromate efflux transporter is translated as MSDVVVNRAAVKGDAGHGISFREAFLVWTRIALLSFGGPAGQIAVMHRILVEDKNWISESRFLHALNYCMLLPGPEAQQLATYVGWLLHRTAGGIMAGGLFIVPGIIAIMGLSYIYAAFGNVGFVAALFFGLKAAVLAIVIQAVVRVGKRALRNPVMIGLAAVAFVAIFFFNIPFPIIIITAGMIGFAGARLGRPEFAAVVHAAGNRTEAAVDSMLGDQLPEHARPTVARALKVSVIWLLLWLTPVAILLAMFGQANVFSQIAIFFSKMAMVTFGGAYAVLAYVAQQAVEHYHWVQPREMLDGLGMAETTPGPLIMVLQFVGFMAAYRDPGTLSPMMAGTLGGLLATWVTFIPCFLWIFLGAPFIEVMRGNKALAGALSAITAAVVGVILNLSIWFALHTLFRQTFPVRSFGLSLDAPIPASIDLVALALAVAAATAVFRFNVGMLTVLAASCCAGLLLRAAGAI
- a CDS encoding MFS transporter, whose protein sequence is MLSVLANRTYRHLFAAQVIALIGTGMMTVALGLLAFRIAGAKAGAVLGTALAIKMIAYVGVAPVVSGFANYLPRRAFLVSMDLTRAAIAVALPFVNQVWQVYVLIFVLQSASAAFTPTFQATIPDVLPDEGDYTRALSLSRLAYDMESLLSPTLAAALLTLISFNWLFFGTVIGFFCSAALVLSVTIPQPPAADRMGGIYENTTRGLRIYLATPRLRGLLALNLSVAAAGAMVIVNTVVVVRGLLGGTDSNVAIALACFGGGSMAAALLLPRMLERISDRAVILPAAAALGVTLLCLASVIAVLGWGPSGSNLVWGALLLTWALLGICYSAVMTPSGRLLRRSAQPADRPAVFAAQFALSHGCWLLTYPLAGWLAIAAGVPATLLVLATIAFAGAALATRLWPRESSDVIQHHHPELPSDHPHMRGQPAAHAHSFVIDDLHPKWP
- a CDS encoding chromate resistance protein ChrB domain-containing protein, whose protein sequence is MSSYTSISSEKLSRLIGTANTPVLVDVRTSEDFAADPRLIPGAARASHETVAQWSATMAGRSVIVICQRGAKLAEGTAAWLRHTGVAAETLEGGFEGWKAAKLPLVPTAKLPERDSSGRTVWVTRSRPKIDRIACPWLIRRFVDPDAVFLFVAPSEVSAVGERFNAVPFDIENTFWSHRGELCTFDILIEELGLATPPLLRLATMVRAADTGRLNLSPEAPGLLAASLGLSRMYDDDLRQLDAGIALYDAFYRWCRDATGETHNWPTSKAKS